One window of Macrococcus sp. 19Msa1099 genomic DNA carries:
- a CDS encoding ATP-dependent Clp protease ATP-binding subunit, whose product MNNGIFDNNFDAIFNRMFNEMNEGQVSRKFYINGQEVSGDAMQQQQPRTSKQTSDTFLSKIGRNLTEEARNNELDPVIGRESEVRQAAEVLSRRIKNNPILVGEAGVGKTAVVEGLAQAIVKGDVPASIKGKEIISIDVSSLEAGTQYRGAFEENVQKLLEEVKAQGNVVLFIDEIHQIIGSGATGGDSGSKGLSDILKPALSRGEISIIGATTQDEYRNNIMKDPALARRFNEVVVNEPSKADTIKILKGIKENYENHHNVKIGDDLIETIVDLSIQYMPNRMLPDKAIDLMDITAAHVSSRNTVVDKVETEKEIETLEADKMQAVEQEDFNRAHELQMKIKALKDKLSAGVESNHVSKEDVSATVERMTGVPVSQMDDNEIERLKHMQSRLEGKVIGQDEAVQAVAKAIRRNRAGFDDGNRPIGSFLFVGPTGVGKTELAKQLSLELFGTTESMIRLDMSEYMDQTAVSKMIGTTAGYVGYDDNSNTLTEQVRRNPYSVILLDEIEKANPQVLTLLLQVLDDGALTDGQGNTVNFKNTIIIATSNASFGEDRERTSIYEELKGYFRPEFLNRFNAIVEFKHLAKEDLKQIVELLLHDVQEVVARKSIDMEVTERAKDWLVEHGYDQALGARPLRRLIESEVRDSITDYYLDHIDVKQVTIDLNETEDGLMVKE is encoded by the coding sequence ATGAATAATGGTATTTTTGATAATAATTTTGATGCGATTTTTAATAGAATGTTTAATGAAATGAATGAAGGGCAGGTCTCACGCAAGTTCTATATTAACGGACAGGAGGTATCGGGTGATGCGATGCAGCAACAACAACCTCGTACTTCAAAACAAACGAGCGATACTTTCTTAAGTAAGATAGGAAGAAATTTAACAGAGGAAGCAAGAAACAATGAATTGGATCCTGTTATAGGTAGAGAATCCGAAGTTCGTCAAGCTGCTGAAGTATTAAGTCGACGTATTAAGAATAACCCGATTCTAGTCGGTGAAGCAGGTGTAGGTAAAACTGCGGTCGTTGAAGGTCTTGCCCAGGCAATTGTAAAAGGGGATGTACCAGCTTCGATTAAAGGTAAGGAAATCATTTCAATCGATGTGTCATCGCTTGAAGCGGGGACTCAGTATCGTGGTGCATTTGAAGAAAATGTACAGAAATTACTTGAAGAAGTGAAAGCGCAGGGAAATGTAGTATTATTCATCGATGAAATTCATCAGATTATTGGCAGTGGTGCAACTGGTGGAGATTCTGGAAGCAAAGGTTTGTCCGATATATTAAAACCAGCGCTTAGTCGTGGTGAGATATCTATTATCGGTGCAACGACGCAGGACGAGTATCGCAATAATATAATGAAAGATCCGGCACTTGCTCGTCGTTTTAATGAAGTCGTTGTGAATGAACCGTCGAAAGCAGATACAATTAAAATCTTAAAAGGGATTAAGGAAAATTATGAAAATCACCACAATGTTAAGATTGGTGATGATTTGATAGAAACAATCGTTGATTTATCCATCCAATATATGCCAAACCGTATGCTACCGGATAAAGCAATTGATTTGATGGATATTACGGCAGCACATGTTTCATCCCGTAATACGGTTGTAGACAAAGTAGAGACTGAAAAAGAAATTGAAACGCTCGAAGCTGATAAGATGCAGGCAGTCGAGCAGGAAGACTTTAATCGCGCACATGAATTGCAGATGAAGATTAAAGCTTTAAAAGATAAATTATCAGCCGGTGTGGAAAGTAATCATGTATCAAAAGAAGATGTGTCTGCTACTGTAGAACGCATGACAGGTGTGCCCGTTTCTCAGATGGATGATAATGAAATTGAGCGTCTAAAACATATGCAATCCAGACTTGAAGGTAAAGTCATCGGTCAGGATGAAGCTGTTCAAGCTGTTGCGAAAGCAATCAGACGTAATCGTGCAGGATTTGATGATGGTAATCGTCCAATCGGCAGCTTCTTGTTTGTAGGTCCAACAGGTGTCGGTAAGACAGAGCTTGCTAAACAACTCTCTTTAGAACTATTTGGTACGACTGAATCGATGATCCGTCTGGATATGAGTGAATATATGGATCAGACAGCTGTCTCTAAAATGATCGGTACAACTGCCGGTTACGTTGGATATGATGACAACTCGAATACATTAACTGAACAAGTACGTCGTAATCCATATTCAGTTATCTTATTAGATGAAATTGAAAAAGCAAACCCTCAGGTTCTCACATTGCTGCTACAAGTATTAGATGATGGCGCTCTGACTGATGGTCAGGGTAATACGGTAAACTTTAAGAATACGATAATAATAGCAACAAGTAATGCATCGTTTGGTGAAGACCGTGAACGCACATCCATTTATGAAGAGTTAAAAGGATACTTCAGACCTGAATTCTTAAACCGCTTCAATGCGATTGTTGAATTTAAGCATTTAGCTAAAGAAGATTTGAAACAAATTGTAGAACTATTGTTACATGATGTGCAGGAGGTAGTTGCACGTAAATCAATAGATATGGAAGTGACAGAACGTGCGAAAGACTGGTTAGTCGAGCATGGCTATGATCAGGCTTTAGGTGCAAGACCATTACGTCGATTGATCGAAAGTGAAGTACGTGATTCTATTACAGATTACTATTTAGATCATATTGATGTAAAACAGGTGACCATCGACCTGAATGAAACAGAAGATGGTTTAATGGTTAAAGAATAA